A region from the Candidatus Aenigmatarchaeota archaeon genome encodes:
- a CDS encoding BlaI/MecI/CopY family transcriptional regulator codes for MEPQEALREFGLTDLESKVYLSLLKSGETTATALISQLKLYKATVYDILSALERKGLVAHVQKKNHRVYYSLNPDKLTELLKEKMDALQQVHPILKGYYSTNKPQREISVLVGKDGFRSMMNDMATEEKEILSFGSSLQVFSVMRHRSIQQIKSFNKKSLHPKTLLVDKPEVRKGAEEVKRMIPNIEIKYYPPEFNSPVAFNIYGDKLALNIWEDEIVVIMIEDAAIANAFRGYFRMLWSLAKD; via the coding sequence ATGGAACCGCAGGAAGCGCTTCGGGAATTCGGGCTTACTGATCTTGAGTCAAAGGTCTACCTTAGCCTTTTGAAAAGCGGAGAGACAACTGCAACTGCCCTGATAAGCCAGCTAAAGCTCTATAAGGCAACCGTTTATGACATCCTCTCTGCCCTTGAAAGAAAGGGCCTGGTTGCCCATGTGCAAAAGAAAAATCACCGGGTATACTATTCCCTAAACCCGGATAAGCTAACTGAACTTCTAAAGGAAAAAATGGATGCCCTGCAGCAGGTCCACCCCATTTTAAAAGGATACTACTCTACAAATAAACCGCAAAGAGAAATCAGTGTCCTGGTGGGAAAAGATGGATTTCGGTCAATGATGAACGACATGGCAACTGAAGAAAAAGAAATACTATCTTTTGGAAGCTCCCTTCAGGTTTTTTCCGTTATGCGACACCGGTCTATTCAGCAGATTAAGAGCTTCAACAAAAAATCGCTTCACCCAAAAACCCTGCTAGTCGACAAGCCAGAAGTAAGAAAGGGCGCAGAAGAGGTAAAGCGGATGATACCAAATATAGAAATCAAATATTACCCTCCCGAATTCAACTCTCCGGTTGCGTTCAATATTTATGGTGACAAGCTTGCCCTGAATATCTGGGAAGACGAGATTGTAGTGATTATGATTGAAGACGCCGCTATTGCAAACGCCTTTAGGGGATATTTTAGGATGCTGTGGTCTTTGGCCAAAGATTAG